A part of Nitrospira sp. genomic DNA contains:
- a CDS encoding HEAT repeat domain-containing protein: MRCLFSLVLLGFLLFLSDPSWARREALTAEQKSQMERIDRVLITVLALSDKGNIDAGPLVDVVATRMKEFDYTPVTDATQPYDVELKIKCEQKKTWEGTTTMGSDADLPDAPSRIWKGPACQLGYLLNGKKMAWRKEVRTDFDDAQAAATLAKAGDPSAFAMAKLQARLEDYDFPALITAEWGQEARLFRLYDDLKTPVARKVKLVSLFGELFSVKAIPRLLDGLNGTDRSIAKASALALGNIGQKDTIPVLIKTMKNGAPDLRAQAAKALGIVGALHGDFTIVDPLLETLNTDDIVVKTEVAWALGKLPDMKSYEPLFALQKSLYRVHENDSDPNLVKLKEAVNWSIKQIDTWEHVQ, from the coding sequence ATGAGATGTCTCTTCTCGCTTGTCTTGTTGGGATTCCTGCTGTTTCTGAGCGATCCAAGCTGGGCCCGCCGCGAGGCCCTGACCGCCGAACAAAAGAGCCAGATGGAACGGATTGATCGCGTGTTGATCACCGTCCTGGCCCTCTCGGATAAGGGCAACATCGACGCCGGTCCGCTGGTGGACGTGGTGGCCACGCGCATGAAAGAGTTCGACTACACGCCGGTGACGGATGCCACGCAGCCCTATGACGTCGAGCTCAAGATCAAATGCGAGCAGAAAAAAACCTGGGAAGGCACCACAACCATGGGCAGTGATGCTGATCTCCCCGATGCGCCGTCGCGCATCTGGAAGGGACCGGCCTGCCAACTGGGCTATCTGCTCAATGGCAAAAAAATGGCCTGGCGGAAAGAAGTCCGGACGGACTTCGACGATGCCCAGGCCGCGGCGACGCTGGCCAAGGCTGGCGACCCGAGTGCATTTGCCATGGCCAAGTTGCAGGCCCGCCTGGAGGACTACGATTTCCCGGCGCTTATCACGGCTGAATGGGGACAGGAGGCGCGGCTGTTTCGGCTCTACGATGATCTGAAAACTCCGGTCGCGCGTAAGGTCAAGCTGGTGTCCCTGTTCGGTGAGCTCTTCTCCGTGAAAGCCATCCCGCGCCTCTTGGACGGCCTGAACGGGACTGATCGCAGCATTGCCAAAGCGTCGGCCTTGGCGCTGGGCAACATCGGGCAGAAAGACACGATCCCGGTGTTGATCAAAACGATGAAGAACGGCGCGCCGGACTTGCGGGCACAGGCGGCGAAGGCGCTGGGCATCGTCGGGGCCCTTCACGGCGATTTCACGATCGTGGATCCGTTGCTGGAAACCTTGAACACCGACGATATCGTAGTGAAGACGGAAGTGGCCTGGGCTCTAGGAAAGTTGCCGGACATGAAGTCCTATGAACCGCTCTTTGCCCTTCAGAAATCGCTGTATCGAGTCCATGAGAACGACTCCGATCCGAACCTGGTGAAGTTGAAGGAAGCCGTCAATTGGAGCATCAAGCAAATCGACACATGGGAACACGTGCAGTAG
- a CDS encoding sterol desaturase family protein, whose product MAVFMVLERMFPGRELPKSTGWYLRAIFLNTVQLGIVYLGGLTWSHWFASYSLIHLKGVLPEIVQGFVCWFVGTFFFYWWHRGRHSVNLFWRVFHQVHHSASRIETLTSFYKHPLEITANSILSTAIIFSLLGASVGAAPWYSFFAALGECYYHSNLRTPHWTGYFLQRPELHSIHHQLDVHDFNYGDITWWDRFFGTFRDLDTFSLACGFSEDREQRFWQMLSFQDVNEDQSAMPHLRRF is encoded by the coding sequence ATGGCGGTGTTCATGGTCCTGGAGCGGATGTTTCCAGGTCGCGAACTCCCGAAATCAACCGGCTGGTATCTTCGGGCCATCTTTCTAAACACCGTGCAACTGGGCATCGTATACCTGGGCGGCCTTACCTGGAGCCATTGGTTTGCGAGCTATTCTCTCATTCATCTCAAAGGCGTACTGCCGGAGATTGTCCAAGGGTTCGTATGTTGGTTTGTCGGCACATTCTTTTTCTACTGGTGGCATCGGGGACGTCATTCGGTCAATCTCTTCTGGCGAGTCTTTCATCAGGTTCACCACAGCGCGAGCCGAATTGAGACCCTCACGTCGTTTTATAAGCACCCATTAGAAATTACGGCTAATTCCATTCTCTCGACTGCCATCATCTTTAGCCTGTTGGGCGCGTCGGTAGGAGCGGCTCCTTGGTATAGTTTCTTTGCGGCGTTGGGTGAGTGCTATTACCACTCAAATCTTAGGACACCACACTGGACTGGGTATTTTCTTCAACGCCCTGAGCTGCATTCCATCCATCATCAATTGGATGTCCACGATTTCAACTATGGAGACATCACCTGGTGGGACCGATTTTTTGGTACGTTCAGAGATCTCGACACCTTTTCTCTGGCGTGTGGCTTCAGCGAAGATCGTGAACAACGCTTCTGGCAGATGTTGAGCTTCCAAGATGTTAATGAAGATCAATCTGCCATGCCGCATCTCAGACGGTTTTAG
- the proC gene encoding pyrroline-5-carboxylate reductase: protein MLTGRQIGFVGGGNMAEALLAGLLRKGLTTPDRLVVSDPLASRREWLGRHFGVVVTADNQAAVRGADIVVLCVEPQVLDDVLTELAPSLQSQPLLISVAAGYPLSRIQAKLAGATRLVRAMPNTPSAIGDGVTALSLTAGLSASDRQAAEQLFASVGSVVVVEERLMDAVTGLSGSGPAYVFAMVEALADGGVLAGLPRATAQQLAAQTVAGAARMVLEHGEHPAVLKDRVASPGGTTIAGLSRLEQGRLRATLISAVEAATRRSQELGKAENHHL from the coding sequence ATGTTGACTGGACGGCAGATCGGCTTCGTCGGCGGCGGCAATATGGCCGAGGCTTTGTTGGCGGGCCTGTTGCGAAAGGGCCTGACCACGCCGGACCGTCTGGTTGTCAGCGACCCGCTAGCTTCCAGACGCGAATGGTTGGGCCGTCACTTTGGTGTGGTCGTGACGGCCGACAATCAGGCAGCGGTCCGGGGGGCGGACATCGTGGTGCTCTGTGTCGAACCGCAGGTGCTCGATGACGTGCTCACCGAACTCGCGCCATCGCTGCAGTCGCAGCCACTGTTGATCTCGGTCGCGGCCGGGTATCCCTTGTCACGCATTCAGGCCAAGCTCGCGGGCGCAACCAGATTGGTGCGGGCCATGCCGAATACGCCATCGGCCATTGGGGACGGCGTCACGGCGTTGAGTCTGACGGCGGGATTGTCAGCGTCCGATCGTCAGGCTGCCGAGCAGTTGTTTGCATCGGTCGGTTCAGTCGTCGTGGTGGAAGAGCGGCTGATGGATGCGGTCACCGGTTTGAGCGGGAGTGGCCCGGCCTATGTGTTCGCCATGGTCGAGGCGCTTGCGGACGGCGGGGTCTTGGCTGGGTTGCCGAGAGCCACCGCGCAACAGTTGGCGGCGCAAACCGTAGCGGGCGCGGCTCGCATGGTGTTGGAGCATGGGGAGCATCCGGCGGTGTTGAAAGATCGCGTGGCCTCACCCGGCGGGACCACGATCGCCGGATTGTCTCGATTGGAGCAGGGGCGGTTACGGGCGACGTTGATCTCGGCCGTTGAAGCGGCCACGCGGCGATCACAGGAATTGGGCAAGGCGGAAAACCATCATCTCTAA
- a CDS encoding type II toxin-antitoxin system VapC family toxin has translation MPYYYFDSTALVKRYSMERGTRVVNKLMVKRGKVAILPMWSVTELYSVLSVRAQQGEITRDDCYSVLYKFEMEAAQGLFQFISPTMETYLAARELILDYPALRSPQLLHLALALELKPLRLTVVSADKQLLAACRPAGLHIVNPEDD, from the coding sequence ATGCCGTATTACTATTTTGACTCGACGGCGCTGGTAAAACGCTACAGCATGGAACGTGGGACGCGGGTCGTCAACAAGCTCATGGTGAAGCGCGGCAAGGTGGCGATTCTGCCCATGTGGAGTGTGACGGAGTTGTATTCGGTGTTATCCGTTCGCGCACAGCAGGGGGAAATCACGCGGGATGATTGTTATTCCGTCCTGTACAAGTTTGAGATGGAAGCCGCGCAAGGTCTCTTTCAGTTCATTTCCCCGACGATGGAGACCTATCTGGCAGCAAGGGAATTGATTCTAGACTACCCGGCTCTGCGCTCCCCGCAGCTGTTGCATCTGGCATTGGCGCTGGAATTGAAGCCGCTCCGGCTAACGGTTGTCAGCGCGGACAAGCAGCTCTTAGCCGCCTGTCGGCCCGCCGGGTTGCATATTGTGAATCCCGAAGACGACTAG